One Pararhizobium sp. IMCC3301 DNA segment encodes these proteins:
- a CDS encoding lysozyme inhibitor LprI family protein, producing MKFMLAFLDLLQTIFRFLVVFIVCLSFFALPALSMTFKVEPSPINGEVTLVVGKGVIATGDAARFEAAIRAYPPNFRALMVTSGGGNVASAVELAIRIKAHSFSVIAHQECASACAMILFPAGEYSILTKGSMLGIHSCSASGVRHELCNESIAKLAISNGFPFGTLERFSDLYGPREMKWMTEISARCFGFYRGSDDPKPIHGGRKACVDGVIYAMGSEVRPRPFGPSFNCANAKTKVERLFCMDKELMQSDSILGLVYDAKMAEKSIRGRETLRTNQHRWIAARNANCEQRFNSSMDFMNTRDAALCLYKYNEDRIYSLIDNPPLIQK from the coding sequence ATGAAATTCATGTTGGCCTTCCTCGATCTATTACAAACGATTTTTCGCTTTTTGGTGGTTTTTATTGTTTGTCTTAGCTTCTTCGCTCTTCCGGCATTATCGATGACATTCAAAGTGGAGCCCTCGCCCATCAATGGCGAGGTCACTCTGGTTGTTGGGAAAGGTGTTATCGCAACGGGTGACGCAGCTCGCTTCGAGGCCGCGATACGTGCATATCCGCCAAATTTTCGTGCGTTGATGGTGACGAGCGGGGGAGGCAACGTAGCCTCTGCCGTTGAGTTGGCCATTCGAATAAAGGCTCATTCATTTAGCGTCATCGCACATCAAGAATGCGCGTCAGCCTGTGCAATGATCCTTTTTCCTGCTGGGGAATATTCAATTTTGACGAAAGGCTCTATGCTGGGAATCCATTCCTGCTCCGCGTCTGGTGTTCGCCACGAACTATGCAATGAATCTATTGCCAAGCTAGCAATCTCAAACGGGTTTCCCTTTGGCACCCTCGAGAGGTTTTCCGATCTTTACGGACCGAGGGAAATGAAATGGATGACAGAAATCTCGGCTCGCTGTTTTGGCTTCTACCGTGGTAGCGACGATCCTAAGCCGATACACGGTGGCCGCAAAGCATGTGTTGATGGTGTGATCTATGCGATGGGGTCAGAAGTTCGGCCACGGCCATTTGGCCCAAGTTTCAACTGCGCGAATGCAAAAACGAAAGTAGAGCGGCTCTTCTGTATGGATAAAGAGCTTATGCAAAGTGATAGCATCCTCGGACTAGTTTATGATGCAAAAATGGCCGAGAAGAGCATCCGCGGAAGGGAAACGCTTCGCACGAACCAACACCGGTGGATTGCAGCCCGCAACGCAAATTGCGAACAACGGTTTAATTCAAGTATGGACTTCATGAACACAAGAGATGCAGCACTGTGCCTGTATAAGTACAACGAAGACAGAATTTACAGTCTGATAGACAACCCTCCATTAATTCAAAAGTAG